CGTTTGGACTCAGAGCAATCGAGAAAGTTGGCGTTGATTGTGGATTGATGGTATGTAATAATTTGCCTGTTTTGATATTCCATACCAACACTTTCTTGTCATCACCGACACTTACTAAAGTTTGCCCATCTGGACTAATAGTAAGGTGAGTGACCTGTTGTGAATGCCCGTTCAAGGTGCGGAGAAGTTTGTTAGTTTTCAGGTTCCAGACCTTAATTGTTTTGTCATTAGCCTGTGCTTTACGGTCAACAGTAATTAAGGTTTGTGCATCAGGGGTAATGGCTACGACACCTGCGGCATATACTTTCTCATTCAGGGTACGCACCAGCTTACCTGTCTTGAGGTTCCACAGCTTGATAGCTTCACCAGGACTGTGGCTCACAAGAGTTTGACCATTAGCGCTGAATTTCAGAAAATTAACATCGTTTTTCTGTCCGCTTAAACTGTAGATTTGCTGATAGTCTCTTTTGGAGCTAGAGGCGGTTGGTGTGGTTGAGCTGGGTTGTGTTGGGGATTGTGCTTTTAATGGGAGTATATTGATTGCACCAGTGGAAATTGTTGCAATAATACCCAAAGCGATCGCGTTTTTCCAAGGCAATTGATTAAAATTCTTCATTAGATTGAAATAACTAGCGAATTGAACACTGATTAAGCTTGGTAAACAGAGCAGGCACGTAGTCGTAATAGCGATCGTCAGCAAGATAAATGACATCTGTGGTACAACTGCCACAACCAGGTTGGTTGAGTATGTCACTCATTAAGTTGGAGGAAGTTCCTCCCCAAGGAAACTGTCCGATTGGTGCGGCAGCAGTAAAGTTTAGTTCCGCATCCAATCGCCATTTGGTTCCAGATAACTCCATTGCAATAGGATTCTTTTCCGGTAGTGGTTGGCTTCTGCGCCATCCCACTGCCTGACCGAACTGTTCAACTCGTGCTTTCGGATTCTTTGTCCGGGAGGCAGTTTGCTGCCAGATGCGCTTTTGGGCGCTGTACCCAAAGCGTCCCTTACTAGCTTGGGACCAGAGGGTGTCTATGCTACGAAAATCCTCGCAGGGAAAGCGATTGAGCAGGGTTTTGCTGCCGTAGAGTAAGTCCGCACCCTGTCCTTGTAGTTGCTGCAATCGCTGGAAAATGGCGCGAGTCTCGACATCCGCACCCCGCCAGTCACCTGCGGCCAAAAGGCTTTTGAGGCGGCTGTAGTTGATGCGCCATTTGTTAAGAGAAGTGCTGGCGATAGC
Above is a genomic segment from Microcoleus sp. FACHB-831 containing:
- a CDS encoding WD40 repeat domain-containing protein; the encoded protein is MKNFNQLPWKNAIALGIIATISTGAINILPLKAQSPTQPSSTTPTASSSKRDYQQIYSLSGQKNDVNFLKFSANGQTLVSHSPGEAIKLWNLKTGKLVRTLNEKVYAAGVVAITPDAQTLITVDRKAQANDKTIKVWNLKTNKLLRTLNGHSQQVTHLTISPDGQTLVSVGDDKKVLVWNIKTGKLLHTINPQSTPTFSIALSPNGQLFATGGGDNVEQKNTTNDTSIKLWDIKTGKLLGTLEGHTSLISSIAIAPDGQTLVSVADSIKIWNLRTKQLLHTIPAGSGSISISADSQKLVTTSWDNSVKVWNLRTGTLVKTLFEASINDQTLGRLYTSSIAFSPDGKTLAIGSGGGLSGFGISVLRGSF
- a CDS encoding GUN4 domain-containing protein — encoded protein: MTSWKGELSRNDDRFLTVAGQKAIAYTSTGLYDSDNVLFSSADGRYVFRLKGAYLKNNDAIRQVFQEIVKTFTFDAICASQQCFAIASTSLNKWRINYSRLKSLLAAGDWRGADVETRAIFQRLQQLQGQGADLLYGSKTLLNRFPCEDFRSIDTLWSQASKGRFGYSAQKRIWQQTASRTKNPKARVEQFGQAVGWRRSQPLPEKNPIAMELSGTKWRLDAELNFTAAAPIGQFPWGGTSSNLMSDILNQPGCGSCTTDVIYLADDRYYDYVPALFTKLNQCSIR